The Acidobacteriota bacterium genome window below encodes:
- a CDS encoding DUF262 domain-containing protein → MSLENEIQQARKEIVADGYEMSIGELINLYKENELIINPDFQRLFRWDSLRRTRFIESLLLGIPIPPIFVFQNENAIWELIDGLQRLSTVFEFVGILKKSEGGEYPASVLEGTKFLPSLSNKRWEPSSDNSKDGIGKSLQLQIKRARMRVEILKQESDPQTKYELFQRLNTGGAALSEQEVRNCVAAMINKPFYQWLRECALNKDFLKTIDQTDTAIEKQAEIELVLRFFSFRIFRYNGKDVHEYLDDAMGYLATTPLPFDTEKQVFERTFQILNMALEDKAFKKWTGKDFEGKFLMSVFEVIAIGVSKNLDSLESLSPDKQKEFICKKAKELWDNPTFQKNSGAGIRGTTRLSKLLPLAEGFLRP, encoded by the coding sequence ATGTCCTTAGAAAATGAAATACAGCAGGCACGGAAAGAAATTGTAGCTGATGGCTATGAAATGTCTATTGGGGAACTGATTAACCTTTATAAGGAAAATGAGTTGATTATTAACCCTGACTTCCAACGGCTCTTTCGTTGGGATAGCTTACGAAGAACTAGATTCATTGAATCTCTTTTACTTGGAATTCCCATTCCTCCAATTTTTGTATTTCAAAATGAAAATGCAATATGGGAATTAATTGATGGGCTTCAACGACTCTCAACAGTTTTCGAATTTGTTGGAATCTTAAAAAAATCAGAAGGTGGGGAATACCCTGCTTCTGTTTTAGAAGGCACAAAGTTTTTACCCAGTCTTTCCAATAAACGTTGGGAGCCATCTTCAGATAATTCAAAGGACGGAATAGGAAAATCACTTCAACTACAAATCAAACGCGCACGAATGCGTGTTGAGATTCTTAAGCAGGAAAGTGACCCCCAAACCAAGTATGAACTTTTTCAAAGGCTAAACACAGGAGGGGCTGCATTATCAGAGCAAGAGGTACGGAACTGTGTTGCTGCAATGATTAATAAACCCTTTTATCAATGGCTTCGCGAATGTGCTCTAAACAAAGATTTCCTAAAAACAATTGATCAAACAGACACAGCTATAGAGAAGCAGGCAGAGATTGAATTGGTTCTTAGATTTTTTTCATTTCGTATTTTCCGTTATAACGGAAAGGATGTTCACGAGTATTTAGACGATGCAATGGGATACCTTGCAACTACCCCTCTTCCATTCGATACAGAAAAACAAGTCTTTGAACGCACGTTTCAAATTCTAAACATGGCTCTAGAAGATAAAGCTTTTAAGAAATGGACTGGCAAAGATTTTGAAGGCAAATTCCTTATGTCCGTGTTTGAAGTAATTGCTATAGGTGTATCCAAAAACCTGGATTCATTAGAGTCTTTGTCACCGGACAAGCAAAAAGAATTCATTTGTAAAAAAGCAAAAGAACTTTGGGATAACCCAACCTTTCAAAAGAATTCTGGAGCAGGAATTCGGGGGACAACAAGACTGTCAAAACTACTTCCTTTAGCAGAAGGGTTTCTAAGACCATGA
- a CDS encoding HD domain-containing protein: MSENLDQNAWGTLRYRDVTGKERVVVLNKAPFTIGRLGDNHLQLDDPYISRHHVELVFDGKTYRMRDKQSTSGSFVNDTKVTETILKTGDRISLGRRNGGIELMFEAITPKEEQDTSQEPVAVKPTPAPPDDPHQIMSVIDHQQTRYLNTSLIEQAKMMNNNTFNRLRALYEITSTILSMQSRNDLCSKLLELLFDLLPAERGVIMLVDGSSDALSIKAAKHRTNTDSSTVHPSMTIVNRVFKDNVATLCLDARSDNRFATQQSIIFQSIRSVICAPISSNTRTWGVCYLDNLTKQKSFEEEELEFLMAVTRQAGIALENLHLLEEQKITFESFVRTLAASIDARDDLTAGHSARVARYSSTIAKHMGLPAEERKIIYYAGLLHDYGKIGTREAILCKPGKLTPEEYDHMRDHALHTLEILSEIHFSREMENLPLIASSHHENIDGSGYPFGMTGDQIPLGGKIIAVADFFDALTHKRHYREPMPIEEVLELIDDASGSKFEPIVVTALKDFVWKEYIPNQKKRAEAEARRNQQTGKQMPAGIPQAAPAPTIEMSEGVK, translated from the coding sequence ATGAGTGAGAATCTTGACCAAAATGCCTGGGGCACCCTTCGCTATCGGGACGTCACGGGAAAAGAACGGGTCGTGGTGCTCAACAAAGCACCGTTTACCATCGGACGACTTGGCGATAATCACCTTCAACTTGATGATCCCTACATTTCACGTCATCACGTCGAACTGGTCTTCGACGGGAAAACCTATCGCATGCGTGATAAACAAAGCACTTCCGGGAGTTTTGTCAATGACACGAAGGTGACGGAAACGATTTTGAAAACGGGTGACCGCATCAGCCTTGGGCGTCGTAATGGCGGTATTGAACTCATGTTTGAGGCCATCACCCCGAAGGAAGAGCAAGATACCAGCCAGGAGCCGGTTGCGGTCAAACCGACCCCAGCCCCGCCAGATGATCCGCATCAAATCATGTCGGTGATTGACCACCAGCAAACCCGCTATCTCAACACTTCGCTGATTGAGCAGGCGAAGATGATGAACAACAACACGTTCAATCGGTTGCGGGCCCTCTATGAAATCACCAGCACGATCCTCTCGATGCAAAGCCGAAATGACCTGTGCAGTAAATTGCTCGAACTCCTGTTTGATCTGCTTCCGGCTGAACGCGGCGTCATCATGCTGGTGGATGGGTCATCGGACGCGTTGAGCATTAAAGCTGCCAAGCATCGCACCAACACCGACTCAAGCACCGTCCATCCGAGTATGACGATTGTCAACCGGGTCTTTAAAGACAATGTCGCCACCCTGTGCCTCGATGCTCGAAGCGATAATCGGTTTGCGACTCAACAGAGCATCATTTTCCAATCCATCCGGTCGGTCATTTGCGCGCCAATCAGCTCTAATACCCGAACCTGGGGCGTGTGCTACCTTGACAACCTCACCAAACAAAAGAGCTTTGAAGAAGAGGAACTTGAATTCCTGATGGCGGTCACCCGACAGGCGGGAATCGCGCTTGAAAACCTGCATCTGCTCGAAGAACAAAAAATTACCTTTGAAAGCTTTGTGCGGACACTTGCCGCCTCAATTGACGCCCGCGACGATCTGACAGCCGGACATTCGGCCCGTGTGGCACGGTACTCGTCAACCATCGCCAAACACATGGGGCTGCCGGCTGAGGAACGCAAGATCATTTATTATGCTGGATTGCTGCACGACTACGGAAAAATTGGAACCCGCGAAGCCATCCTATGCAAACCCGGCAAGTTGACCCCCGAAGAATATGACCACATGCGCGACCATGCGCTCCACACACTGGAAATCCTCTCAGAAATCCATTTCTCCAGGGAAATGGAGAACCTGCCGTTGATTGCCAGCAGCCACCACGAAAATATTGACGGTTCCGGCTATCCCTTTGGCATGACTGGAGATCAGATTCCACTCGGCGGAAAAATCATTGCCGTGGCTGATTTCTTTGACGCTCTCACCCACAAACGCCACTATCGCGAACCGATGCCCATCGAAGAGGTACTGGAACTCATTGATGACGCTTCAGGATCGAAATTTGAGCCAATCGTGGTTACAGCGCTCAAAGATTTCGTCTGGAAAGAATACATTCCAAATCAGAAGAAACGCGCCGAAGCTGAAGCTCGCCGGAATCAGCAAACCGGAAAACAGATGCCAGCCGGAATTCCGCAAGCCGCCCCGGCACCAACCATCGAAATGAGCGAAGGGGTGAAGTGA
- a CDS encoding IS21 family transposase, whose protein sequence is MELFEQMRREYEFGIGTIQGVAKKFGVHRRMVRQALKDARPPERKRAERKRPKLKEVEEYINEILEQDRQAPRKQRHTARRIYVRLVEEKGGEVISESTVRHYVGKRKREMGMGGKEVYVPQSYELGEEGQVDWYEAWVEMEGERKAVQVFVMRSMGSGGAYHRAYWSATQQAFFEGHEKAFEYFGGVFKRVRYDNLGSAVRRILKGRNREQQERFIAFRSHWKFEASFCQPGKGHEKGGVEGEVGYFRRNHLVPMPKVSDVGELNARLEEWCEADQGRMIGERREAVGELMVKEQGVLLGLAEEGFEIAEVCFPVVDSKRCVKVKTNFYSVPVWPGTQVKVRVLAQEVEVVGSDAVVARHARCYGHNQQILNLEHYLDVLAHKPGALAGSKPLAQWRAGGRWPESFDRLWEKLRQRHGNSDGTRKMIELLMAGRESGYERLKAAIDQAVELGVGDAAVVQYLLKADELQRDPIEKVEVEGLARYERPLPALSEYDQLLRQPLEVQV, encoded by the coding sequence GTGGAACTGTTTGAACAAATGAGACGGGAGTATGAGTTTGGGATTGGAACGATCCAGGGAGTGGCAAAGAAATTCGGGGTACATCGGCGGATGGTGAGGCAAGCATTAAAGGATGCGAGGCCGCCGGAGAGAAAAAGGGCCGAGAGAAAAAGGCCAAAGTTAAAGGAAGTGGAGGAATACATAAACGAGATATTGGAGCAAGACCGGCAAGCGCCGCGCAAGCAGCGACATACGGCGAGGCGGATCTATGTGAGATTGGTGGAGGAAAAAGGAGGGGAGGTGATCTCGGAGTCGACGGTGAGGCACTATGTGGGGAAAAGGAAACGAGAGATGGGGATGGGAGGAAAAGAGGTGTATGTGCCGCAGAGTTATGAGTTGGGGGAGGAAGGCCAGGTGGACTGGTATGAAGCGTGGGTGGAGATGGAAGGAGAGCGCAAGGCAGTCCAGGTGTTTGTCATGAGGAGTATGGGAAGTGGAGGGGCGTATCACCGGGCGTATTGGAGCGCGACGCAACAGGCATTTTTTGAAGGGCATGAGAAGGCGTTTGAATATTTTGGAGGGGTGTTCAAACGAGTGAGGTACGACAATTTAGGGAGTGCGGTGAGGCGGATATTGAAGGGAAGGAATCGGGAGCAACAGGAGAGGTTTATCGCGTTTCGGTCGCATTGGAAGTTTGAGGCGAGTTTTTGTCAACCCGGGAAAGGACATGAGAAAGGAGGGGTTGAGGGGGAAGTGGGCTATTTTCGGCGCAATCATTTGGTGCCGATGCCGAAAGTATCAGATGTGGGAGAGCTCAATGCGAGGTTGGAAGAGTGGTGTGAGGCGGACCAGGGGCGAATGATCGGGGAGCGGCGTGAGGCGGTGGGTGAATTGATGGTCAAGGAACAAGGTGTCTTGCTGGGGTTGGCGGAGGAAGGATTTGAGATCGCGGAAGTATGTTTTCCAGTGGTGGATAGCAAACGATGTGTCAAAGTGAAAACCAATTTTTACAGTGTGCCGGTGTGGCCGGGGACACAAGTGAAGGTACGGGTGTTGGCGCAGGAAGTGGAAGTGGTGGGGAGCGACGCAGTGGTGGCCAGGCACGCACGGTGTTACGGGCACAATCAACAGATCCTGAATCTGGAGCATTATCTGGATGTGTTAGCCCACAAGCCAGGGGCATTGGCTGGATCCAAACCATTGGCGCAATGGCGGGCCGGCGGGCGGTGGCCGGAAAGTTTTGATCGGCTCTGGGAAAAGCTGCGCCAGCGGCACGGGAACTCAGATGGAACGCGAAAAATGATCGAGTTGTTGATGGCGGGACGGGAGTCGGGGTATGAGCGGCTCAAAGCGGCAATTGACCAGGCGGTGGAGCTTGGAGTCGGGGATGCAGCCGTGGTGCAGTATTTGCTCAAGGCGGATGAACTGCAGCGTGACCCAATCGAGAAAGTGGAGGTTGAGGGGCTCGCCCGGTATGAACGACCGCTCCCGGCCCTCTCCGAATATGATCAACTCTTGAGGCAGCCACTGGAGGTACAGGTATGA
- a CDS encoding SIS domain-containing protein codes for MQDTIQTSIELKQRFFAEHSEIVLKAARQTAEAIRRGGKILIFGNGGSAADAQHFAAELVHRLDHTRPERPGIPALALTTDSSTLTAIANDASFTQVFSRQIAALGRPEDVAIGISTSGNSPNIVEAIRQANQMGMFTIGLLGKDGGQLRELVDLPLIVPHHITARVQEVHLIIEHLLCELIEEELFPEIASSK; via the coding sequence ATTCAAGACACAATTCAAACCAGTATCGAACTCAAACAGCGTTTTTTTGCTGAACACTCCGAAATCGTTCTGAAAGCCGCCCGGCAAACGGCGGAGGCAATTCGACGCGGCGGAAAAATTTTAATCTTCGGCAATGGCGGAAGCGCGGCAGATGCCCAACACTTTGCCGCTGAACTGGTTCACCGACTCGACCACACCCGCCCGGAACGACCTGGAATTCCAGCCCTGGCATTAACCACTGATTCCTCAACACTCACCGCCATTGCCAACGATGCCTCATTTACCCAGGTATTCAGCCGTCAAATTGCGGCCCTGGGGCGACCAGAAGATGTGGCAATTGGCATTTCCACCAGTGGGAATTCGCCAAACATCGTCGAAGCCATTCGACAGGCCAATCAAATGGGCATGTTCACTATCGGGCTGCTTGGCAAAGACGGAGGCCAGTTGCGGGAACTCGTGGACCTCCCGTTGATTGTGCCCCACCATATCACGGCCCGCGTTCAGGAAGTCCACCTCATCATTGAGCATTTGCTGTGTGAACTGATTGAGGAAGAGCTGTTTCCTGAAATAGCGAGTAGCAAGTAG
- a CDS encoding DUF814 domain-containing protein, whose translation MENFVLSGLVTELSSLLRQADHLRLGKLFALNLNGIALDLRLRDNRILCLQPSPSDGRFYLTALHPRDIEARTTGEPPLLHRLRKDLAGATLSSVFKPLEERSVTLIFSGFDVTGEPATTHLRLDLMGRGSNLYWLGADETILDVLRPTDQIIIGTKYYLPPQADTFAWEEITPDHLEGLSGEALETWLRSNLRGCGRILAREIVFRTTSQPAWDAFLSVKNQLTARPSGFFYSCQPFDQLQVGAFDPHREVCVAPFPLESLGSWSVREFPSLHEAVDTWFQLIDASALLAARRQPWLTAATAHLKRTQSALKKLTAEPWDEAEIENFRKFGELIFANIKTGQRTPTGLVVVDYYDPDQRQIEIPVDEDEELSVAAQKYFRRYQKLQRALAARAERLKTLQAQLESAQTSVELLREARTEAEIDDVVATIRPTIPLELRPKSQTVAKPGSPNQTRSRQQNSLWSGLRHYRGPNDFDIYVGRTSQDNDRLTFKLARPNDIWLHSADYPGAHVVIRNLSRQPVPHHVVAAAAELAAFFSQAKGLDKVNVHYTERKFLARPKHGAPGMVLVLRSKTLFVPAREVLERVED comes from the coding sequence ATGGAAAATTTTGTTTTATCTGGCCTGGTCACTGAACTGTCATCTCTCCTCCGCCAGGCAGACCACCTCCGACTCGGTAAACTCTTTGCGCTCAACCTGAACGGCATCGCCTTGGATTTGCGACTGCGTGACAATCGGATTTTATGCCTCCAGCCCAGCCCTTCGGATGGTCGGTTTTATCTGACCGCGCTCCATCCCCGTGACATCGAAGCCCGCACCACCGGCGAACCACCACTCCTGCACCGTTTGCGAAAAGATCTGGCGGGAGCAACGCTGAGTTCTGTTTTCAAACCGCTTGAAGAACGCTCCGTCACGCTGATATTTTCCGGGTTTGACGTCACCGGTGAGCCGGCTACGACCCACCTGCGGCTTGATTTGATGGGACGCGGGAGCAATTTGTACTGGCTCGGTGCGGATGAAACAATTCTGGATGTCCTTCGCCCAACCGATCAAATCATCATCGGAACCAAATATTATCTTCCACCGCAGGCTGACACGTTTGCCTGGGAGGAAATCACCCCGGACCATCTGGAAGGGCTTTCCGGTGAAGCACTTGAAACGTGGCTTCGATCAAATCTGCGTGGATGTGGCCGGATTCTGGCTCGTGAAATTGTTTTCCGAACCACAAGCCAGCCGGCCTGGGACGCCTTTCTGAGCGTCAAAAATCAACTAACTGCCAGACCATCCGGCTTTTTTTACAGTTGCCAACCCTTTGATCAGCTTCAAGTTGGCGCGTTTGATCCACATCGTGAGGTGTGTGTCGCCCCCTTTCCGCTGGAATCTCTGGGAAGCTGGTCAGTGCGGGAGTTTCCATCACTCCACGAAGCGGTTGACACGTGGTTTCAATTGATTGACGCCAGCGCGTTGCTGGCAGCCCGCCGCCAACCGTGGTTGACCGCCGCCACTGCCCACCTCAAGCGAACCCAATCCGCGCTCAAGAAACTGACGGCTGAACCCTGGGATGAAGCTGAAATCGAGAATTTTCGAAAATTTGGTGAACTGATTTTCGCCAACATCAAGACCGGGCAGCGAACACCAACTGGGCTGGTGGTGGTGGATTACTATGACCCGGACCAGCGTCAGATTGAAATTCCGGTGGATGAAGACGAAGAGCTTTCCGTCGCGGCTCAGAAATACTTTCGACGCTACCAGAAGTTGCAGCGGGCGCTGGCGGCGCGTGCCGAACGGCTCAAAACACTGCAGGCACAACTTGAATCGGCCCAGACGTCAGTTGAGTTACTCCGCGAAGCCCGCACCGAAGCCGAAATTGATGATGTTGTGGCGACAATTCGGCCCACAATACCGCTCGAACTCCGGCCTAAATCGCAAACGGTTGCCAAACCAGGTTCGCCAAACCAGACCCGATCCCGACAGCAAAATTCACTCTGGTCAGGCTTGCGGCACTATCGCGGGCCAAATGATTTTGATATCTACGTCGGACGCACCAGCCAGGACAATGACCGGCTGACGTTTAAGCTGGCGCGACCAAATGACATCTGGCTGCATTCGGCGGATTATCCAGGGGCGCACGTTGTCATTCGGAATCTGTCACGACAACCAGTTCCCCATCACGTGGTCGCCGCCGCCGCCGAGCTGGCCGCCTTTTTTTCGCAGGCGAAGGGCCTTGATAAAGTGAACGTGCATTACACTGAGCGGAAATTTCTGGCGCGTCCAAAACATGGCGCCCCAGGAATGGTACTGGTCCTGCGTAGCAAAACCCTGTTCGTCCCCGCCCGCGAAGTGCTGGAACGGGTTGAGGATTGA
- a CDS encoding ATP-binding protein — MSERKSKVETSLDEAVVKEQCRQLRLPTVAAQCLRLAEEASRLETSHVRYLSSLLSAEVDERERRVVEKRIREARLPRLKTLEEFDFSATPHLSAGQLRQLAEGGYLERNEPLILIGECGTGKTHLATALCVAACRQKKRVRFVTAAGLVNELLEAQHHNQLGRVLQRWTRYDLIVIDEVGYVPLAELGAELLFQVVSDRAEKAALILTTNLPFSEWTQVFTNARLCKALLDRVTDRATIIETGIESYRFRRTLDKKRWKKTPAAPP, encoded by the coding sequence ATGAGTGAACGGAAGTCAAAAGTGGAAACCAGTTTGGATGAAGCCGTGGTCAAAGAGCAGTGCCGGCAGTTACGGTTACCAACGGTGGCGGCCCAGTGTCTGCGGTTGGCGGAAGAAGCTTCCCGGCTGGAGACAAGTCATGTGCGGTATTTGAGTTCATTATTGAGTGCGGAAGTCGATGAGCGAGAACGACGGGTGGTTGAAAAGCGGATTCGGGAAGCGCGGTTGCCACGGTTGAAAACCCTGGAGGAATTTGATTTTTCCGCAACACCGCACCTGTCAGCCGGGCAGTTGCGGCAGTTGGCGGAAGGCGGATACCTCGAACGCAACGAGCCGCTGATTTTGATTGGGGAGTGCGGAACCGGAAAAACCCATCTGGCAACCGCGTTGTGCGTGGCGGCCTGCCGCCAGAAAAAACGGGTGCGGTTTGTGACGGCAGCCGGCCTGGTGAATGAACTGCTGGAGGCGCAACATCACAACCAGCTCGGACGGGTGTTGCAGCGCTGGACGCGCTATGACTTGATCGTGATTGATGAAGTCGGGTATGTGCCACTGGCTGAACTCGGCGCCGAACTCTTATTTCAAGTGGTGTCGGACCGGGCGGAAAAAGCCGCCTTGATTCTCACCACCAATCTGCCATTTTCAGAATGGACGCAGGTGTTCACCAATGCCCGATTGTGCAAAGCCCTGTTGGATCGGGTAACGGACCGGGCCACGATTATTGAAACCGGGATCGAGTCGTATCGCTTTCGGCGAACCCTGGACAAAAAGCGGTGGAAAAAGACCCCCGCCGCGCCCCCTTGA
- a CDS encoding inorganic phosphate transporter: MFELFDSSLSTGTQIILILSLLIACGFEFVNGFHDTANAVATVIYTNSLKPWLAVIWSGFCNFAGVLMGGISVAMGIIYLLPAELLVNKGTGAGLAMVMALLLAAILWNLGTWYYGLPASSSHTLIGAILGVGLANSMLPGHTFGDGVNWGKATEIGLSLLVSPLTGFSLAFFLLWLSKKLIPNKKLYSVPAEAEPPPWWIRLILIVTCTGVSFAHGSNDGQKGVGLIMLILIGILPASYALNATLTQAQLTQTVEAARQLDSVLQRYDDSKPLLQIGFAPDGGGTPTPNTPTLGTPISNLRAELADIQTVLAGKNSVSEIAKDSRWTVRKDILLIVSSLSKLEKSGKLKFSEEDSKLVKKNLSLLRGATDYAPLWVFMAVAISLGIGTTVGWKRIVITVGEKIGKSHLTYAQGASAELVAMSTIGLASTFGLPVSTTHVLSSGIAGTMVAQKAGLQASTIRNIALAWILTLPVSICLSAVLFLTFHWLIA; the protein is encoded by the coding sequence ATGTTTGAACTTTTTGACTCCTCACTCAGCACTGGCACCCAGATTATTCTGATTCTGTCGCTACTCATCGCCTGCGGGTTCGAATTCGTCAACGGCTTTCATGACACAGCCAATGCAGTGGCAACTGTTATTTACACCAACTCCTTAAAACCCTGGCTGGCCGTAATCTGGTCTGGATTCTGCAACTTTGCCGGGGTGCTGATGGGGGGAATTTCAGTGGCAATGGGGATTATTTACCTGCTGCCGGCGGAATTGCTGGTGAACAAAGGCACGGGCGCTGGACTGGCAATGGTCATGGCCTTACTGCTGGCTGCCATTTTGTGGAATCTGGGGACGTGGTATTACGGCTTGCCGGCTTCAAGCTCGCATACCTTGATTGGCGCCATTTTAGGCGTTGGGCTGGCAAACTCAATGCTTCCCGGCCATACCTTTGGCGACGGAGTCAACTGGGGTAAAGCCACCGAAATCGGACTTTCGCTGCTGGTTTCACCATTGACTGGTTTTTCACTGGCCTTCTTTCTGCTCTGGCTCTCCAAGAAACTGATTCCCAACAAGAAATTGTACTCCGTACCAGCCGAAGCTGAACCGCCACCCTGGTGGATTCGCCTGATTTTGATTGTCACCTGTACCGGCGTGAGTTTTGCGCACGGTTCAAATGACGGACAAAAGGGCGTCGGGTTGATTATGCTGATTCTGATTGGAATTCTCCCGGCCAGCTACGCACTCAATGCCACACTGACCCAGGCCCAGCTTACCCAAACCGTGGAAGCCGCCCGTCAGCTTGATTCAGTATTGCAACGCTATGACGATTCCAAACCGTTGCTTCAAATTGGGTTTGCCCCAGACGGCGGAGGAACACCCACCCCAAACACCCCAACTCTGGGAACTCCGATTTCAAACCTCAGAGCGGAACTGGCCGACATCCAGACGGTCCTGGCTGGAAAAAACTCAGTCAGTGAAATTGCCAAAGATTCACGTTGGACGGTTCGCAAAGATATTCTGCTCATTGTTTCGAGTCTGTCGAAACTGGAAAAAAGCGGCAAACTTAAATTCTCAGAAGAAGACAGTAAATTGGTGAAAAAGAACCTGTCGCTGCTTCGTGGGGCGACTGATTATGCCCCATTGTGGGTCTTTATGGCGGTGGCGATTTCACTTGGCATTGGAACCACGGTTGGATGGAAACGCATCGTCATTACAGTCGGTGAAAAAATCGGGAAGAGCCACCTGACCTACGCCCAGGGTGCCAGTGCTGAACTCGTCGCGATGTCCACCATTGGGCTGGCGTCAACGTTTGGCTTGCCGGTCAGTACCACCCACGTGTTGTCATCCGGGATTGCGGGCACGATGGTGGCCCAAAAAGCCGGACTTCAGGCATCAACCATTCGCAACATCGCGCTGGCGTGGATTTTGACCTTGCCTGTTTCAATTTGTTTGTCAGCCGTGTTGTTTTTGACCTTCCACTGGCTCATTGCATAG
- the bioD gene encoding dethiobiotin synthase encodes MTHHHGKGIFITGTDTGIGKTTVGAALVAALVAAGQTVRVVKPVESGCLPDEEGNLAPTDALELRHASSFPTCPLSEVNRYALAEPLAPAVAAERAGVELNLAECVNLVRQAQSTADWVVVEGAGGLLVPLAGNRQSGYITVADFIQRLGFPVLVIARTRLGTINHTLLTLNELERRNITCLGVILNQSDPQKGLEDEDNVHVLQALGVRVLATVPFVERFTSEEQIHYLQPVLDSLERSYRT; translated from the coding sequence ATGACACATCACCACGGAAAAGGAATTTTTATCACCGGCACGGATACCGGGATCGGAAAAACCACAGTTGGCGCCGCACTGGTCGCGGCACTGGTCGCAGCCGGCCAGACTGTACGGGTGGTAAAACCAGTGGAATCAGGGTGTTTGCCAGATGAAGAAGGGAATTTGGCGCCAACTGATGCGCTCGAACTCAGGCACGCTTCAAGTTTTCCCACCTGCCCATTGTCTGAGGTCAATCGCTATGCACTGGCTGAGCCTCTGGCACCGGCGGTTGCTGCCGAACGCGCCGGTGTTGAACTCAATTTGGCCGAATGTGTCAATCTGGTTCGGCAGGCACAATCCACGGCGGATTGGGTGGTGGTGGAGGGCGCCGGCGGATTGCTCGTTCCTCTGGCCGGAAACCGTCAATCTGGATACATCACCGTGGCGGACTTTATTCAACGGCTGGGATTCCCGGTGCTGGTCATCGCCCGCACCCGATTGGGAACGATCAACCATACTCTATTGACACTCAATGAGTTGGAACGTCGCAATATCACGTGCCTGGGCGTTATTCTCAACCAGTCGGATCCACAAAAAGGGCTTGAAGACGAAGACAATGTCCACGTACTTCAAGCCCTGGGGGTTCGGGTGCTGGCAACGGTGCCGTTTGTCGAACGGTTCACATCAGAGGAGCAGATTCACTATTTGCAGCCAGTCCTGGACAGTTTAGAGCGCTCTTACCGAACCTGA